The genomic DNA AGTCAAAAGAAACAACTATATGAAACGAAAAAACCCACCTCTCTCTACCTTCAAATTCCAAGACATTCTCTCCAAAAGAAGCTTCAACATCGTCATTGCACTTCTCCCGATTCTCTTCCTCTTGAGGGCTAACTTTCTCAGCCTCGGAACGAGTCCCCTCGACCGATTTCTTAACAGACGCGGAATTCACAAAGGCACCCTTCAACCTGGAACCCTTCCCGGGGCTAGGGTTTTGCACGCACGTCTCCTTGTGGATTTGTTGCCTCTGCCTCTTCGAATCGGTGGTGACCGCAATTGGAGGTTTCTCGAGTCGGCGGCTCCGCAACTGGAGGTAGGACCCAGTCCCAGGGGGAGAAGGCGGCGCCGAAGCAGCGGCGGAGGCAGATTTCTGGAGGCGCTGCAAGGCAAGGGTTCTGGCGCGGGTGCGGACGCCGAGAGAAGACTGGGCGGCAGGGGCGGCGACGTCTAAGACCGCCACCTCTGCTGCGGCGGTCTTGGCCTTCCTCATGTACTTTCCCATGTCAGCTTTCTCCTCTACACTTTCATGGGGGGACCTGCACTGGAGGGGGTTAGTTGTTggttggagagagagagtgaggtgggggggggggggggggagcggTTTGTAGTTGgtggagtgagagagagagagagagaggggggttgGGTTTGGGGCAGTGAATTGGGTAGTAGTACTTTTTTGgaagaagataaaaataaataataatataattaagagGGCGGGGGAGAGAGCCCAAAGCCGTAGGGTTGGGGGAATGTTGAAAAATTGCACCATTTCCATTTTCCAATTTCTCGTGCTACTTTTCGTCGCGACTCACGAGAATCAAAATATTATGTAAATGGTGCTTCTAAGTTCTAAATTTGCTACTAATCCCCATTTTGAACTTTTCTAATAACATggactataaaaaaaaaaccttactcctataaaaatattgttaaaataattctttaagataaaaaattctaaattttttttaacacacTCTATTAGTTACCAGAAAAATACCATATTTGTAatgatttttaaatatctttcttattttttgatatctaaaaaaataattaaaaactttatcTCAACTCTTTGATTAGAACAAGTAACAAAAAATTGGATGATTTTGCCAATCATCATTGCAATCATCTTTTTCATAGCAAACATcctaatataaattgaaaaagtcTAGAGAGCTTGACGGGCTCATCGACTGTCCTATCGAAATGAGACAAAATAACGATTTTGCCATCGTCtattttacaaatttgcaaAATAGGCCGTTACTGTCTCTCCCTACTCGCTCGTCTCCCTTCCATGGCCACCGCCTCACCACTGTCACCTTCACCGTCTCGCTGTCATCACCGCCTCGCCTTGTCTCGTTGCGCTGACCGTCAGTGCATCTTGAAGATACAATGACAGTCGGCGAGGCGGTGATGACAACTAGGCGACGCAAGGGCAACGAGGCAATGGGCATGAGGCGACGATGTGGTAATCATGGAAGGGAGATGAGTGAGCAGGGAGAGAGCAACAGTGGAcgggggcaaaattatctttttgttcCCTTTTTGTAAGTGGCTCGATAAGCCCATTGGGCTCTGTAGAACGACTCATATAAATTACATGTAATTCAAGCATAATTACGagataataatattcaaatataaaattacttcAATGAAAATATCGACCTTAGATGTACTTTGTTAACCAAATCAAAGGCTTAGCCCATCCCATGAGTCCACCTATAATAGGAGTTTGGTTGGCCTATCTAGTTTTTGAATCTAGATAGTAAAAGCCAACTCAGTTCCaaataagtttgaaaataattttttaaaatatatatatataatattcttaaaatttaaatttcagttataaaataaaaatttagaacatagaaattaaaagtttaaaaattaaaacttttaatagTTTTCAATTCTACTAACTTTTTAAAgtaatactaaattttataaatatttaaaaattataaaaattaaatcatatttCAAATTCGAACTCTAAATGATTATATAGGAGACATATATTTAGACTTTTTTAAAAGTGATTATGATTTTACTTATTTATGAGATATTTTTTTACCTCTATTGAGTTCATTATTGATGCAAACCTTGATTAAGTGTCGCTAATATGCCAacacatggaaaaaaaaaaaaaaaaaacctcaaaaatatattactatcaaatttgaatttaaaactGTTagttacatataaaatatattatatgttctAAATATCAGGAGTGGTCTGTGTTACtatatgcaagaaaaaaaataaaaaatccaaataaaagtttctcaattataatttaatttttactattataggcaaaatttaaaaaaaataaattttaatttattagataACATCTCATTAaagtaacgtttgttaaaatgagcaaaataagaaagtatcaaGATAAAGTTAGAATGTTTTTCGAACTAAAATatagaatggtcaagataaaattatgaagcatttcaatatttttatcaaactatttgttaaattttttagaattcattgagaattgtattttttctttctatatgtttgttaaatgcaCATGATAAGcactaaaataagaatttttttaccaaaatatctctattacGAAATTCATTTAAAACTGTATGTTAacatcaataataattttattattaaaataatattttatgattaatgtgaattatcaaaaaattaaaaaaatagtgttttattttctaaatccatattcaaaaatagattttaaaaagactaggaaagtaaaaataattattgataaaattacaataagtccacttatataattaaaaattgtcaaaatatattttcatattagataacaaaatataaaattaaataaaataatgtgaaatTATTTGAAGGGagaatctaaagaaaaatatgaaaacctGTTCCTCCGATTTGAAAATATCTTCCTTTGATATTAAATCTTTGACTCATATtagatttaaaagaagatttGAAGGAATATCGAAGGAATGAATCTATTCTTTTGATATGAAAATCTATTCTTTTGATATTAGATATTAAGGAATGAATATGTTATTGCTGGCCAAATCGAAGGAATATGTGGTCATGAGAAAGATCGAATGAAGGCTAGACGATTTGAtggtgaagaagaaaatgaaagacgATAAAGATCAATGGTCGAATGGACGGTGGCGAGCATGATGAAAAAGATGAACAATAATCGTAAGGAAGAAATGGGTGAGGAAAAAAGAtgaataaatcaataaataaggggaaaaaataagatgaacatGTGAAAAGAAATGGATGAGGGTTTCATACAAGAGCATATGAGTAATTTggatttttatgtaaaatgtcaaataaatttatctaataggggaaattagataaatttatctataaaaagtCAAATAAGAGTTATGTGAGGGTTTTTTcaaatattgttaaataaatttaacaaacatgttgaaaaactaaaaagtcCGAAATGTTTTTCATATCTTACTTTTTCTATCTCATACAATGgataacaaatattatttaaaagaaaaactgtCATGTTACCCTTATGAGTCCTCTGAACACCATGTGTACCACTGAATGCATGTTTAAGGTTGTCACGTGTTTGAGCCAAGAAATACGTCGTGTTAGCTAGATCTCAATATCCATCTCTAGAGAAACTTTTTGATTTAACCCAATTCAAATCCATCGCGAGCATGAAAGACTTGAATGGACACGATTTACTCTAATGGATCTAATTAACCAATAAtctttctaatattttaaaaatccctctaaaaatataatcatgATAACAGTAATTCACTTTATATTAATCCACTCTCTTCTTACATTATAGAGTTCTCTTAAGAGATAAAACTACTACTTTTATAAATGCCCGACTAAAGACAAATCTCGATAATCAATCCAACACCTTGTTAGCAATCAGCTGAATAATTCgtgaattattttgtatttttaccAAAAGtattatactcatatttttcaaatgtttaGATTAATAGGCAAATTATGAATTCTTTCGTATTTTTACCAAAAGtattatactcatatttttcaaatgttcAGATTAATACATGAATTATTCCactaaaaagtataaaatgagTACTATTCGTGGAGGTGTAGCTGAGGCAACgacgaaagagagagaggaatatAACGACAGTGGAAATGGAGGATGCAGTTGCGATCGACAGTGTAATGAGAAACAATTGTTGGACTAGAGAAGAAGAGTAACAGACGGACGCGAcaatggaagaaaagaaagatgaaaGAGAGGAAAAGTTGTTAGACTATAAAAGAAGAGTAAAGGCAAGAGCGataaaagaatgagagagagagagagaggaggggggaaAAAGATGAAGATTGTTTATTGTAGAAGGTGAtggttgtttttgaaaaaagattaattatatatatattatttaattataaaataatatatttataaatttatatttacaaaatatattatatacaaattaaaaaatatatatttaacacattatttatatataatatatcaaatttttattaccaaatttatttatattaaacaagaattaattatatcttaaatattttttatataataaatatttaaaatatatcaagtGAAATAATactcataatttcatcatcctACAACGTGTTCGTACGACCAATTGCTAACAAGGGTCGAACCTCATTTGAAATCCACAGTtactttattaataataataatataacaatatgtaagaattcattaaatataatatttggaGATTGAAACAGCGGCCACGTGGAAAGTGAACTTCAAATAAAATTCAAGGCCACTCGCGACGAGGAGTGTTGCGTCACGCGCATGCTTTAGAATGAAGcatcaaatcaaatttattcATTTGACAGGGCCCCCGTGAAAACTGAAAAGTTACGGGCGTTagtttttaaccttttttttttctttttgtatatcATTGCCGTCCTTACATTTtcctaatatttaaaaaacaagaacaaatttAAAACTTATCAAATTAGCCCttcaagttttaaaaattaaccatAACACCCTAACTGTTTAGGCGAAAGGAATCCAATGCTGCGACGCCCAATACATCGGCGACTTCAAAGGCGCGGCGCGGCGTCGCAGCAGCGGCTTCCTATTACTCCACGGCACAAGCCCATTCCCATTCATCACTTGAATAAGATAAAAAGGAACTTGTCAGTCCAAatagaattgtttttttttatcattttaattattgatgttaaaataattatgttatttaatattttatttatcaataatatCTTCTCCGgtcacaatttaaaattttattacctctctttcttgttaaatttaaattttaatctcTCACctcatttaatgaatttttagaatcccAAGAGTTACAATGACTTTAAATACGAATTATTCTACTTTATTCGAATTGATTGACgtatgaaatcactaaagacatcaaataacaaaaatatcaataataaaaCCCACTCAATAATTTAGATAAACCTCAATTTCTGACGGACTGCATCTAAATGCAATCTGCCAGATGCAGTTGCAGCCCACCAGCAGACTGCATCTCCGCCAGATGCAGGTTGGCAGACTGCATCTAAGATGCAGCCCCTACATCCCAACGGGCTGCATCTATGATGCAGTCCGCCAATGCATCTAGCAGACTACATCATAGATGCAATCCGCTAGCGCTACATACAATCCGTCTAATGTCGGCAAATTTCAACATAGATGAAGTCCACCCGTTCAATTCGAGGCAATGTGGCAATTTTaagatgataatatttttatgatttgatGTCTTTAGTCATCCCGTGCGTCAATTAATTCgaacaaaagtaaaataatctatgaatgaaataaaatagaaagtgAATGCAAAGAGAATACATTGATTACGGCCAATGATGTGTTACCACCTAAGtgtcattattcattttcataactAATTTTGTTTGCTTTGAAAATGTGCAACATTAATGTGTTTGACAGTAGTTTTAGGCGGGAGTTTTAGGTAAGGAAGCATACGAGTGAAgagttagaatttttataaaattaaaattgtctttctattttgtttaatataattaaaatattataaaataatataaaacaagtaTTAAATGTCTTTCTATCTGGATAGATTCTATCCCcgtaaaataaaaagatttacCGTAAAATAAAAAAGGTCCAAAGCAGAATGAATGTGGTGGCCAGAGGGTATCAGCCATCAGCTATCCACATCCCAATTCCCAGTCCCAATCCCAAAGTTGCATTAATCTCTCCGAAAAGAACTTGTCAATGGTTTGAATCATTAGTGAGTGGCCTGTTGATCTTCCTGTAAGGCATTGTCCGAGGAAATGGGGGCAGCTGAACCATCATCCTCTGGAGAATCAGCAGACATGGAGGAAGCAGAAGGGATGCTTTCCACGTCTGCCGGATGATCAGACTCATCATGCTCACCCGAATCTTCTTCAACCTGAAGCAGTATCACGTTAGCCATCATGCTTTCCGGCTTTACAATCTCAAGCTCGTGTTCTGGTCTGTGCTGCTGGTTAAACCGCCCTGGAAGCTTCGCCGACCTCTCATGGCAGCCTCCGCACAAGTCAAACCCAATCTTCTCCTTGCAGTCTTTGCACCTGTACCGCTCCCCGATTATCGGGCACATCTGCATCAAATGGCAAGCAACGGAGgcagcaaaataaaaaaataaaaaaaaagtaattagaTGTGACGAGCATTCGTTcacaagctagaattcatgcagTCGAGTTAAGTTAGAATTCATGCCATGATAATACCAAGCATGTGGactttttcaatatatttgtgAATGAAACACAGAACATGGCCAACAGAGATTGGGGCAAAAGAGACCACGGTTGGCCATCCTGTGCTTGTTCCACTATTACTAATTTTGTCCAAGCATATGCTCTGTTTCAATATCAGAAAGAGAGGAATTCATCAACACAATCATTGCAGGATGTACATTTGCAGCAATCCTCATGGACAAGGAGTACCAGATTCTCATAGTCACATGAAATTACACAATTAGTCTTCCCAATTATAAGAATCCTGAAGCAATAAAAAGAATAACTTACCCCACAATAATCACAGCCAACTCCAGCATGAATCTTGAGTTGTTCTTGGCCTAACCGTCCTGACAGGTAATCATAGATAGGTCTTGAAGATGATGGAGCATCAATTTTTGAGGCTTCAGTTGAACCTGATATTGATTTGTGGATCATAGACACAGTATTGATTGCAGGGACATTTGTTCTTAATATATCATACTGAGATTGGAACACAAAGATTAAGCAAAAAGAAGTATCTAAATCTCAAACATGAAATAATAATTCTTTTCAGATTCTCCAGTTATCTTGAGCTCAACAGTTATCTTTCCAATAATACCCAGGCATCTTATTGTCAGATCTCACAAACACGGAACATGGGATATTGTGGTGGCAACCTACCAGAGATGCAGTGCTAAACACCAGTGCAAAAGAGTAACGTTTAGCAGCAGAAGTATTT from Diospyros lotus cultivar Yz01 chromosome 4, ASM1463336v1, whole genome shotgun sequence includes the following:
- the LOC127798714 gene encoding cyclin-dependent kinase inhibitor 5-like; this encodes MGKYMRKAKTAAAEVAVLDVAAPAAQSSLGVRTRARTLALQRLQKSASAAASAPPSPPGTGSYLQLRSRRLEKPPIAVTTDSKRQRQQIHKETCVQNPSPGKGSRLKGAFVNSASVKKSVEGTRSEAEKVSPQEEENREKCNDDVEASFGENVLEFEGRERSTRESTPCSLIRDPESIRTPGSTTKATSSTEAHRSVQNSVQRHIPMAREMNEFFANEEEKQQRQFLEKYNFDPVNEKPLPGRYEWVKLDP